The sequence TTTGGTTGAAGGAAATACTTGCAGGCTGCGCAAGACCAATAGGTGTGATGTATTGTTCGTCTTCTACAGCACTCACAGATGAAGCAAGGTTCATCACAAAAGGTGACTGATCAGCAAGGGCACTCCTGGAATATTGCCCAGTAGCTTCAAAATCACATTCACTTTCTGCTTCTCTATGTACTAATGGGTTAAAGGAAGTAACTTGAAaccttttctgcagttcttcagcaTTCAAACTGAACTGGTCCTGAAAAGCCGTATCCTCTTTCTGATTGGACTCTAATTGCAAGTCACATCTTGTGTAAACAGGTGGATTTTCATTTTGGCCATGGCAAATAGTTCCCACACCGGAAGTTCCACATGAAGCAGGCAACAAAACAAGCCTCTCTCCGATACTTAAATCCAAACTACGTGACCTTCTGTGAAAAGCTTTTACAGCACGTACATCATTTATCGGCCAggcagcagaaagattttttttttgattgaatgCCTTTAAGGGAATTTTTTTACCCTTCATCTCAAAACCGGGCGATGTTACTTCCAGACAAAGTGCTTCTATTAATCTTCCAATGCCATCATTATTTCTGGCCATAGATGAAAATCCTTGGTTTTTGATTTCCAAAGTTGCAGTTACCACTTTGTGGTGGGGATCCTTGTTAAAACCAGATTGAATTCTGCAGAGTGGTAAGCGTTTTGCTAATGGTTTTGCCAATTTAACAGAGGAAGCTGGCTGATAGTCAGTCCGACTCTTGCAGAAATGTATATTTACAAACTGTCCACAGGAGCACTTTGTGTTGGAAACAAAGTTAAAGCCCCCTAAGCGGGCCTCACAGAACGGACAGTGCAGTTTTCCAGTTGTCCACTGTGCCtattaacaagaaaagaaaaaagaacaacagaTTCATTGTACATAAATGATTAAGAAACCATTACTAGATTTACTTTTCTCCTTCAGTGAAAGAGTAAACCCttttaaacacaggaaaagagactgcacagaaaaaaaaaaatccactatcaATAATGTTCTCTCAAAACACTGCTTGCTGAAGTGAGAACTAATTCTAAGAAATCTAGAACAAACACACATTTCAACATGTagaggctttattttaaaaatttgtctaTTGAGAGAGTAACGCTGCAATACTAATGAAAATATTAGAtcctttaaaacactgaaatcaatTCACCATGTTAACCTGGAACTGGCAAGCACAGTTTCTCACTTGAGTTTTCTGAGTGCTGATACAGCTCTTGCATACTAAGTACAGCGGAAGAAGATTTCTCACGAGATGAGTGTAGCTTTTGCTTTGCTTATGCGACAGCGTTCAAAATGGTACTAAATGTATTTTGGTGTATGCAGTATTACACCATAAGCTGTGTGCAGGCACCGTCACAGACCCTTTATATTGTATCTTTAAGACGACAGTTATTGTCATTATTTGCAATTTTATGAACCTCATTTCAATTCTAAAGCcactttttcaaaggaaaacttaTCACAGatctataaacacacacacacacacactcaataATTTCAGTAAATATATTAATCTGTTCAGCAGAAACATTGTGAGGATTAAAGTTATGCAAGTGTTTGCAGGATCAAAGCAAAGATGAGCAACAACGCTGTCAACCCTGGTCACACGTAACTCACTTGTGTGCCTAGAGTAAGTGAGGTTGAGCTCTGAACATTACAGAAGCTGCCCAGATATTTCTAGCTAAGCATTGCTTTTAGTTGCCTGTATATACCTTTGCAATTAGACTGAGAAGACGTTGCCATGACTGATGCTTGCCTGAGTGGACGCTTCAGAAAGTTTCAGTAAAACCAGTTTTGCAGTTTCAGAAAAAGCTTGTGTGCTAAAAAAGGTTATGTTTTGGTATGCAACACTAGAAAAAGTTCTGGAAACTCTTCCTTGAGAAACTTACTCCCATGTCTTGTGTTAAAAGCTCAAAATTTCACAAAATGTGAGAGATGTGCCTTTTGTTGCACCTACAAGAATCTGTTTGAATCTGGACATGTTATTAgcctagaggggaaaaaaaaaaatctcaggttaCATATGCTCCATAAAACTTTCTGAAGGCTTTAAGATCCCTGAAAATTCCTTGAACATGCACAGCCCCTTTCACAGTTTATAAGGCTGACCAATTTGTGTCTATGCCATTCCCCAAAACAACTAAGCTGGTTCAAAAACTTACTGTGAGCTTCCCACATGCCATTTCCCGGATGCTATAGGCTAGGCACTACAATTGAGAAAAAAAGCGGCATCTCTCTAGTGCCTTCAGTGAGTCTTGTTAGCACTCAGGTACTATAGAATAGTAACTTAGATCTCCAAATGCAGGGGAGGAATGAGCTATGAAAAGTCAGGGAAGAACGTAAGAGCCTgataaaactaggaaaaaaggagaagaaatggaagagaaaggacATCTCTGTTCCACGTGCATAGAGACTGGGAGATGAGGTGCAATGCAAGGAAGTCCAGGATTGATTTTGCGTGAACTTGGAAACGGACTGTGGAAACGCTGACTCAGTAAAAAAGGCAACAGCCTAACTGTGGAGGAGGTGGTAGGGGGAAAATCAGCAAGATCTGAAAAGGAGCTGAGGGGACACAATTTCATGATGGGCTGCATAAAAAGGGAAAGCAGGGAAGAGGTAGCCAAAGCAGCTAGAACAAGTGATATGTGACTGGCAAAGGAAAATAACAGGCCAATAAAAGGCCACTAACACCACTAGCCagatatttataattatttaagaATTTCTATACACTGAAGCGTGTACGAAACCAAAGGAGATTGGTTAAGAACAGGGACAGATGGCAAAAAAGAACTGGCTAGGAAGCAGTAGGTTGTTACAGCCTGCAAATAGATTTTGCGCTTATGTAAAATGATTTAGCCTTTGATTCAGAAGTCATACAGGAGAAAATAACACATGACCACAAAATTATTCAGATCTGGGTAAGTAAGAATTGTGTAAAAAGCCCTCACATTTATCCATAAACCGATAGGACCTTTCTACAGAAGTCAGAAGGGAATGAAGCAAGAGCTTCCAGGATGTGAAAGGACAAAATCAGGGCTAAGACAGCTGAAGGCTTTTACATAGAACTGGATTCTCTGCCTCTGCCAGAGGAACACTGCTCCTCTGCTATCTTCAGCAACTATTTTAAGCCTTTTCCGCATAGTCACTGTGTGtggttttcttattttcctgGTCTCCAACTTGTCTCTCCAGGCTTTTAAACGCAGAAGGCTGGGCATTTACAGCTAGCGGTGAAAAGCATAAAACTAGTTGCAATACATGAAATCATAAGAATacaaagtactgaaaaaaaatgggGGTCTTTATGATCAGGCATTCAAGATTAGGAAACTCAGCAGGAAAATACCTCCTTGCTGCTCAAAGCTTTTTACCCCAGCGGGGAAATGTTTGTGAAACAGATGCTCTATTTTGCCCTGCAATGCTGAAGTCTAAAAGATCAGTAATTTTAAGAAGAGCTTAATTAatgtttaacaaaataaaacacagggcAAAACAATGAAGACGGAAGATGAAACACATCTGCTTAGCTTGCTTTGACTGCTTAGCTTTACAGTCATAACAATTTTTGCTTTGCATATTATTTTCAGGATGGATTTCTGATGTAAATCTTGTAATATAGTAAAGCTTAGACACTGAAGTCTAAGCAGAAAGGAATGCAGGTTGCATTTGACTGTCAAAATCAAGTAGGACTGATCAGAAGAAAAACCTTACAGCAAAAAAGTATCACTATTTCTGCTTCTTATATCCATGCAATAACATTAACTTTTAG comes from Struthio camelus isolate bStrCam1 chromosome Z, bStrCam1.hap1, whole genome shotgun sequence and encodes:
- the LOC138064628 gene encoding E3 ubiquitin-protein ligase RNF180-like isoform X1, whose protein sequence is MSNEETDALRCWRCRKYIANSVFLIKRHGEKPSRAPQHSAAAQETCNIWHVNLEAIPEWVKCVIEKAQWTTGKLHCPFCEARLGGFNFVSNTKCSCGQFVNIHFCKSRTDYQPASSVKLAKPLAKRLPLCRIQSGFNKDPHHKVVTATLEIKNQGFSSMARNNDGIGRLIEALCLEVTSPGFEMKGKKIPLKAFNQKKNLSAAWPINDVRAVKAFHRRSRSLDLSIGERLVLLPASCGTSGVGTICHGQNENPPVYTRCDLQLESNQKEDTAFQDQFSLNAEELQKRFQVTSFNPLVHREAESECDFEATGQYSRSALADQSPFVMNLASSVSAVEDEQYITPIGLAQPASISFNQKLSKRERNKLKSLRRKQRRRERWLQKQTANDNLHTDDMPEFRGDKENYLCAVCLDVYFNPYMCYPCHHIFCEPCLRMLAKDNPASTPCPLCRTTIARVFFQTELNNSTKSFFPTEYMKLKESFQRSNSAKWPLPSCKKAFRVFEAGFQRRSDTVTRRHFPHAAHRMDYMDFEDDSRGWRFDMDMVIIYIYSVNWVIGFIVFCFLCYFFFPF
- the LOC138064628 gene encoding E3 ubiquitin-protein ligase RNF180-like isoform X2 translates to MSNEETDALRCWRCRKYIANSVFLIKRHGEKPSRAPQHSAAAQETCNIWHVNLEAIPEWVKCVIEKAQWTTGKLHCPFCEARLGGFNFVSNTKCSCGQFVNIHFCKSRTDYQPASSVKLAKPLAKRLPLCRIQSGFNKDPHHKVVTATLEIKNQGFSSMARNNDGIGRLIEALCLEVTSPGFEMKGKKIPLKAFNQKKNLSAAWPINDVRAVKAFHRRSRSLDLSIGERLVLLPASCGTSGVGTICHGQNENPPVYTRCDLQLESNQKEDTAFQDQFSLNAEELQKRFQVTSFNPLVHREAESECDFEATGQYSRSALADQSPFVMNLASSVSAVEDEQYITPIGLAQPASISFNQKLSKRERNKLKSLRRKQRRRERWLQKQTANDNLHTDDMPEFRGDKENYLCAVCLDVYFNPYMCYPCHHIFCEPCLRMLAKDNPASTPCPLCRTTIARVFFQTELNNSTKSFFPTEYMKLKESFQRSNSAKWPLPSCKKAFRVFEGFQRRSDTVTRRHFPHAAHRMDYMDFEDDSRGWRFDMDMVIIYIYSVNWVIGFIVFCFLCYFFFPF